Within the Leptotrichia sp. oral taxon 498 genome, the region TTTTATGAGACCTCTTTTTCGAAAGAGGTCTTTTACTTTAATTAAGGGAACTAAATTTATTAACTAAAAAAATTTTTTAAATAAAAAAAGAAAAGAGGAAAAAAATGGCTAAAAAAAATGAATTTTCTTACAACAGAGATGACAATGATTCGACAAGAGCAAACAAACTGTTAAAAAGAGCGGTATTATTGTTTATAATTTCTGCAATTTTGGTTGCAATATCACATTTTTTCTTAATTAAGAAAAAAGAGGATTTGGTGTCAAAAACTCCTATTTTGAAAGAAAATAAGGAAAAATTGACAAAAGAGCTTGGTGAAATTAATGATCAAATTAAGTATACTGAAGATGGAAATAAGAAAACACAAGAAATTATAAAAAAATATAACAAATAAAATAAATTAAATTGAGAGGTAAAAAAATGAAAAAAGGAATAGCAATAATTGGAATAATTGCTGCCTGTGCTGGATTTGCATACTCAGGTTGGCATATTTTAGGAACAACATCTAAATTAGTAAAAAATCATAGTTTGAACAGCAACATTAAAAAATTAGAAAAAGAAAAAAGTAAAAAAGAAAAAGTTTTGGATGAATTGACTAAAAAGAATGAAGAACTTACAGCAAAATACGAACAAATGAAAAAAGATGGAAAAATAAAAATAGTTCATTTGACTTTCGACGACGGTCCTTCAAATAATACTGAGAAAATTTTGGAAATATTAAAAAGAAATAACATAAAAGCAACTTTTTTTGTGATAGGACATAACCAAAATAAATATAAGGAAATAATAGACGCAGGGCATGCAATAGGACTTCACAGTTATACACATGATTACAAATATATTTATGCAAATGAACACAATTTCTTTGAAGATTTGTATAGATTACGGGATGCTGTAAAAGCTAAAACTGGAAAAGATGTTAGAATTACAAGATTCCCTGGAGGTTCTAGCAATGCAATTGCATCAAAAGCCTTGAAACAACAAATTATCACTAGAATGGCAAGAGAAGGGTATATTTATCACGATTGGAACTGTGATTCAACAGATGCTAGTGGAAATGGAGTACCTGTACAAAAATTAATTAAATATGGAATTTGTACTAATCACCCAGAAATTGATGTTTTGATGCACGACACAAATGTTAAAGGAACAACTGTTCAAGCATTGCAAACTATTATTGATGGATATAGAAAAGCAGGATACAGTTTTGAAGTAATTACACCTAGCAGCATGAAAATTCAGCATGTAAAACAACCTGAATTAAAAGATTTGAAAAAATAATAATTAAAATTTTAAATAAAGATTATAGTTTTTTAATAGCTGTTCTTATTAAAAAATAGTTTTTATGATTTAATTAAGAGAAAACTAAGCTGTAAAACTGATAGCATATGATATAATATTAAAATAATAAAAATATAAAGGAGAGTTTTTAATGAAAAAAATAATTACAATGCTATCAGTTTTGTCATTATCTATCTCATTAACAGCAAAAGAAAATACAATACAAAAGCAAGAAAATAATAGTCAAAATATAATTTTTATAAGAAAAGAAATGATGAAAAAAGCCGACAGTTTAGATTTTAATGTTTCAAAAAGTGATAACAAATCAGTTATGACAATAAAAAAAGAAGATTTAAATAACTTTACTAGCTATCAAAATGGAATGGCTTCTTTTTACAGCAAAAGCTTAAATGGAAGTAAAACTTCGAGTGGAGAACGACATAGATCGAGTGAAATGATGGCCGCTCATAAAAGTTTGCCATTTGGAACAAAAGTAAAAGTAACAAATTTGAACAACGGTAAATCTGTCATTGTGAGAATTAATGATAGAGGACCGTTTGTAAGAGGAAGAGTTATTGATTTAAGCTATGCTGCTTTCTCACAAATAGAAAGTCCTGGAAAAGGTGTAACAAAAGTGGAATTACAAGTATTAAAATAGAAAAATATGCAAAATTTGAATAAAATAAAAAAACTGAAAAATTAGAAAGGTGGAAAAATAGTGTTACAAGGAAAAATAGCATTAATTACAGGTGGTTCAAGAGGAATCGGGAAAGAAATCGCACTAAAATATGCCCAAAATGGTGCGACAGTTATCTCAGGAGATTTAATTGATCCAGATTATAGTCACGAAAATATCTCTCATATAAAATTAAATGTAACAGATAGAGAAAATATCAAAGAAGTTGCAAAAGAATTAAAAGAAAAATACGGGAGATTGGATATTTTGGTAAATAACGCTGGAATTACAAGAGATTCGTTACTTCAAAGAATGAAAGAGGCAGATTGGGATTTAGTTGTTGACATCAATTTAAAAGGTGTTTACAACGTGATGCAAGGATTTGTTTCACTACTTTTAAAAAGTAAAGCGTCAAGTGTTATAAATATGGCTTCTGTAGTTGGAATTGATGGAAATACGGGGCAAACTAATTATGCTGCAACAAAAGGTGGAGTTATAGCGATGGCTAAAACTTGGGCTAAAGAATTTGGAAGAAAAAATTTGAGAGCAAATGCAATTGCGCCTGGATTTATTAAAACAGATATGACACATGTTTTACCTGAAAAAATTGTAGAAACTGTTTTAGCTAACACTCCGTTAAGAAAAATGGGAGATGCTCAAGATGTGGCAAATGCAGCGTTGTTCTTAGCAAGTGATGCTTCTAAGTTCATAACAGGACAAGTTTTAAGAATTGACGGAGGTTTAAATTTATAATTTTATAAATTTCAAATTATGTCAAAAGTATATGCTTATTATTTAGTAAATAGTGATACAAGCGGAATTTTAGAAAATTGGGAGAAATGTCAAAAGGTCATTTCAAAGCAAAATGCGAGATACAAGTCTTTTAATAATATTAAAGAAGCACAGGAATGGCTAAATGCTGGAGCAAAATATGAAAAAAAAGAAAAAAAGAAAATTTCCCAAAACGACATAGATTGCTCGGCAATTTATTTTGATGCCGGGACAGGAAGAGGAAAGGGCGTCGAAGTGAGACTTACTGATTATAAGGGAAGTCCACTATTGTATAAAATTTTGCCTAAAGAAAAGATTAACGAACATGGGAATTATTATGTTGCAAAACATAGAACAAATAATTATGGAGAATTAGTTGGTCTCTATGCAGCATTAGTCTATGCAAAAAAATATGAAATAAAGAAAATTTTTGGAGATAGCTTGCTTGTACTTAATTATTGGTCCAAAGGACATTATAACGCAAGCAATCTTGAATTTGAAACAATAAAATTAATAAAAAAAGTTACTCTGATGAGGGAAAAATTTGAAAATCAAAATGGAATTATTGAGAAAATCTCAGGAGATATAAATCCTGCAGATTTGGGATTTCATAAATGATAATATTGATACAAAACAAAAAAGGAGAGTATTTTTTATGAAAAAAATATTTATTATAGTTATGTTATTCGCTATTTGTGTCATTGGAATTTCTGCAACAAAAGATAAAAAATTAAAGATTCCTAAGGCAAAAGCAGCGAAAACAAAAACACAAAAATTAAAAACGGCTGATAAAAATTATGAAGGTGAATATTTTAGAGCTACAAATACATTTATTTACACAAAGGATAATTTAATTTTTCCAAATAAAGTTACATCGTATACTGTAAAAGATGAAAGTGGATTACTTGATGGAATTTATAATTTTGCAGCCGAAAAATATGGAGTAACTGATTCCGATTTGATTGGATTAAAAGTTTCTGGAACAATATCTAAAAAGGATAAAGTTATAACAATTAAAAAAATTACAAATTACCAAATTCCTAGAAGCAGAATATTAGGCGAAGAAACAGTTGAAACTGATAGTGATGCTGAAACAGTTAACACAAATGATGATGCTACTGCTACTGATACAAATTCCAATGAAACAGAAGGAACTAATAGTAGCATATTTCAAGCAAACCCTGGCAATGATAGTCTTTTACAAAATGAAGGAAACTAGATATTTATTAAAAATTAATTCTTGTAATTCAAGACAAGAATTAATTTTTTTATAAAAAACTGCACTAAAAATCTTTAGCGCAGCATAAATTTTTTTATTTTTTCAATACCAAATTTTCAAGCAATTCATCGTTATTTTTGTATAATTTTGTCAATTCGATTAATTTTTTCATTCCTTCAACTTCAGACATCCCACTAAGCTCTCTTCTAAGAGCCCAAATTTTTTCCAAATTTTTTTTAGGGATTAATAGTTCTTCTCTTCTTGTTCCACTTTTTAGCACATCTATTGCTGGAAAAATTCTAAGTTGCTCAAGAGTTCGACTCAAAATAATTTCCATATTTCCAGTACCTTTAAATTCTTCAAAAATAACTTCGTCCATTCTGCTTCCAGTTTCAATAAGTGCAGTTGCGATAATTGTAAGACTTCCACCATTTTTAATATTTCTTGCAGCTCCTAAAAATCTTTTTGGATAATAAAGTGCATTTGGGTCAATTCCACCTGAAATCAATTTTCCACTTGATGGAATTGTGATGTTGTAAGATCTTGCAAGCCGTGTCAAGCTATCCATTAAAATTAAGATGTCTTTTCCCCGCTCAACTTCCCTTTTTGCCATTTCTAGCACATTTTCAGTAACTTGCGTGTGGATTCTCGGATCTTCGTCAAATGTCGCTGAATAAACTTCGGCTTCTTTCACATTTTCTTTTATATCTGTAACTTCTTCTGGCCGCTCGTCAATTAATAAAATCCAAACGTCAATTTCAGGATTATATTTTATAATATCATTTGCAAGTGTTGATAAAAGTACAGTTTTTCCAGCTTTTGGCGGAGCTACGATAAGTCCTCTCTGTCCTTTTCCAATTGGAGAAATTAAATCGATTATTCTTGAAGAAACTTCACCTGAGCCAAGATTTAATTTTTCATCAGGATAAGATGGGATCAAATCGTCAAAAAATGGTCTTTCTAGTGATTTTTCAGGCAAATCTCCGTTTACCAGAAGCACTTTTAAAATTCCGTAATTTTTTTCTGTTCCAATCGGTATTCTAAGCTCTCCAAACACAATATCTTCATTTCTCAAATAAAATCTTTTAATTTGGGAAATTGAAACATAGACATCAGGTCCAACAGAAGTATTTCGTAAAAATCCATAAGTTGAACCATTCATAATATCAAGTTTTCCAAAACCGTAAGTTTTTCCTTTTTCTTCGCCTTTTTTTATAAGAATAGCATTTATCAAGTCAGATTTTGCCATCCCAGAAAATCCTTCAATTTTATATTCTTTTGCCATTTTTTTCAAAGTGGTAACATTTTTTGAAAGAATATCTTTTATCATCTCTTCTTCCTGATGTTTTTCTTGAAAATTCTTCTCCTGTGAAAATTTTTCTAAATTTTTAGATTCTTTTTGATTTTCTTCAGTATTGCCAACTTTTTCTATTTTTTCAGCTTCACTTTTTTTAATTAAATTTTCTTCTTTTAAAGTCATTTCTGTTTCACCAATTTCCTGTTCAACTATTTTTTTTGGTCTTCCTCTTTTCTTTTTTTCTTCCATTATTCTTCCACCAACTCTCCGTATAATGTCCAAGTTTTTGCATCATTAATTTTAATATTTACAAATTTACCTTTTAAATTTTTTCCATTATTTTTAAATAAAACAACTTTATGAGTTGAAGTTCTTCCAGTTAGCATTTCAGGATTTTTTCGACTAGGTCCTTCAACCAAAACTTTTATCGTTTGTCCCAAATATTTTTGACTTTCTTCTCTAGCTTTCATATTTTGAAGTCTAATAAGTTTTTGCAATCTTTCATTTTTAACTTTTTCATCAACTTGATTTTCCATTGTAGCCGCCGGAGTTCCAGTTCTTTTAGAATACATAAACATATATGCATTTTCAAATCCAACTTCATTTACAACATCCATTGTATCTTGAAAATCTTCATCAGTTTCTCCAGGAAATCCAACGATAATATCTGTTGTCAAACCAATATCAGGTATTTTCTCTTTAATTTTTTTTGCAAGTTTTATATATTCTTCTTTTGTGTAACCACGATTCATCGCATCTAAAATCTTTGTTGAACCAGATTGAAGTGGCAGATGTAACATTCTAGCTATTTTAGAATTTTTTGCTATTGCATCAATCACATCATCACTAAAGTCTTTTGGATGTGGCGACACATATTTTATCCAGAAATCTCCTTCAACTGCGGCACTTTTCTTTAGCAATTCAGCAAAATTATCACTTTTATCAGCCAAATCACTTCCATAAGAATTTACATTCTGCCCCAAAAACAATATTTCTTTATAACCTTTTTTCGTATATTGCTCAACATCTCTTACAACTTCATTAATTGGCACAGAACGCTCCATTCCACGCACATACGGAACTATACAAAAAGTACAGTAATTATTACATCCATAGGTTATTGAAATTGATGCAACTATGTCATCTCCAAAATCAGCGTCAACTCTGGTAGGAAGTTCGTCTTCATCGTCAACCATAACTATATGAGTTTCTTCACCTTTTTCAATTCTTTCAATAATATCAGGAATTCTTCCAATATTCTGATTTCCCAAAACCAAATCGACATAAGGTGTTCTTTTTATAAATTCATCTCTCACTTCTTGTGCAAGACACCCTGTAACACCGATTATCATATTTCCAGATTTTTCTTCTTTAATTCTTTTCAAATCCCCTAATTTCCCATAAACTTTTGTTGCAGCACCTTCTCTTACCGTACAAGTATTAAGAAATACCAAATCTGAATCTTCAATATCCTCAGTCATTTCATAACCCATTTTTTTTAACATCTGCGTCATTTTCGCACTTTCATTTACATTCATTTGACATCCGTATGTTATTACAGTTGCTCTTTTTTCCACTTTTTCCTCCTTCAAAATTCCTTTTAGCACTAAAAAATAAATGCCAAATTTTTTATTCAATTTTTCTAATTTATTTTTTTTTTGTGATTTACATATTTTGATATGCTCTTCAATTTGAAAATTGCTTTTAAAATAATATTGACCTAAATAGTTATAACATAATTAATTAATTTTTTCAAGTTAGTAATTAATTTCAGATGAAATAAAATATCCATCTTTCTCTTCAAGAGTTATTAATCCTTTTCTTATCTAAACTTGAATTATACTATTTTTATATTCTAGTGTATTCTATAAACCATTTATTTCAATTTCAAGATAACTATTTATATCTCTCGGCATTTCTAAAAACTTCTTTTTTCCTAATAAAGCTTTTGTAAATTCTTCTATTGTACAACTCCAATCATCATAGTCTCCAAACCAATCTATAAAATCTACTTTATTTTTATACATATAGTAATCCATTGTTTCCGTTCCTGCTTCATAACAAGTTAAAATACCTTTTTCTAATTTGTCTATAATTTTGAGTGATTCATTTATACCTTTATCTGAAATTATAAACAATAATCTTCCTAAATATATCGAATATCCTATATTATATTTTTTCGCATCTACTATAGCACCTGAATTCATATACATTTTCCCAACAGGGTCTAATTCATAACAAAATTTCATTTTCATTTTATACCTCCTTCATAAATAGGCTATCCTAATGTATGATTATGATTGGTATATCCTTGTATTTGTATTCTTAACTCTAATTTTTTAAATATATATCATAATTTTTTCTTTATATTCCTTTAATTCTTCTTCTGTCATTTTATTTAGTATTTTTAACTTAGAAAATTCATTAACAAAATATTTAAATAAAAATCTATCTTTCATATTTAATATTTCTATCAAACGATTTTTGTCTTGTTCTTCGCAATATTTTTCTATAAATTTTCTTAATATTGCATATTCTTCTATCCAACCTTTCATAATGTTACCTCTTTTCTCTTAATATTAAATCTATTCTTGGATTTGGTAAAATATCCAATTTATCATATTTTATATCCATTTTATCAACAGGAAGCAATTGAAAAGCACCACCTTGACCATGTTCGGGATACGACATAGTAAACGGTTCCAACTCTTTTCCGGTATCTCCCTTAGTATACTGAATTAATTCCTGATTAGATTTTTCGTTTATGAAGGCTGTACTGTGATATATCTTGTTAGAAACTTTCTTGTGTTAAGCTACCTGTCGTAAAAATATATTTTTGTCTAAAAATTTTCTTTAAAGTTTTCAAACATTTCTTGAACTTCATTATTATTATAAATATTTTTATAGGCATCAACTATAATTTCAAGTTCTTTTAAAAAATCTTCTTTTGAAATTCTTTCTACATTCATTTCATCCCTATTATCTCTATATCGTTCAAAATTTAATTTCTCACCTTTTAAACTTTTATTTTCAATATCAAAATTTTTCTCTTTGTATAAAAAGCCAACATTTCCAAAACTTTCATATTCTAAATCTTTTGAATAATATTCTATTTTAATATCATTTTCTATTTCTATTCTATATATTTCAGAATATTTTTCTTTTTCTTCAATTTGAAAATAATCAACTCCATTTATTCTAAAAATTCTCTTTTTGTTAAGCATAAATTCTTTTAATCTATCTTTTCCAAGAAGACAAGAAAAAAATTTCTTTTTTATATTAATATCCCAATAATTTATATATTTTGTATAACAATTAATAAACTCCAAATTATATTTATTTTCTTTCTCGTTATATTTTAATAAGAAATTTCTTAATTTATCTCTTTTAAATAAATTTTCTAAATCAACATTTATTCTAAAATTTTTAAATTTTTCCATATATTCTATATAATTATGCAATTCTTGTTCAACAAAACTTATTAAGTTAGCATAACTAGCGATATTTTCAAAATAGTAAATTAAAAAATAAGAAAAAAGTTCTTCATAACCATAATAAACTCTAATTTCACTATCAGAATTACACTCAGAAATATATAATGCTGTTTCATCGGTTTCATTCCAGCCATTATTAATATACATACCTTGACCTTCAACTATTGTAGTTTTTGTTGAATTATCTTCGTATATATTTGAAACTACATATGGAAAATTTCCTATTTCCTTAATCAATTTTACTAAAAAATCATATTTACTTATTTTTAATATTGAATAACTATCGGTTCTTATTTTTTTGATTTTCATGTCTTTTCCCCTTTTTTTACTATTTAATTTCCGTGAAAATAGTACCCATCTATTTCTATTCCCCCTGTTGAAGCATCAAATTTTATATTAACTCTTATTTTTTGATTATTAATTTTTATATCCAAAGGGACATTGCGATTTGGATTACTATATGCTCGTTGAACATCATTTGGTGTTATAACATTTTTAACTTCATTAATAACTTATTTAGTTAAATCTTCCGTTTTGTATATCCTAGTATCGTATACTGTTTTAGGATTTTTTACAAATTCTCTATATTCCACAACACCATTATTTAATTCAACATTATAAATATTATTTTGATTTTCAAATATTCGTTTTACAGAAGTTACGGTATTATTTACACTCCATTTTAACACCTTTACTTAAATCTCTATTTAAAAATAACTTTTACTTTATTTTCATCGAAATTCCCGAAACTACAAAATACGCTTCATCAGCTTTTTCTGCAACAAACTGATTCATTTTTCCAGCAATTTCACGAAAATATCTTCCAAGCGGATAAACGGGAACAAGGCCCATTCCCACTTCATTTGACACAATTACAACATTTTTAAAATTTTTAAAAATTTCAAACAAATTTTGAACTTCCTTTTCCACATTTTTATCACATTTTTCCAATTGATTTTTTTCAGGTTTTTCCCAATCTATTTCTTCATTTTCAAAAATAATATTGCTTATCATATTCGTCAAACAATCTACAAGCATATTATTTTTTTTATTTTCATTCATTACTTCTTCCAAACTTTGCGAAAAATTTTTATAACATTCAACTGTAATCCAATTATCTTTTCTTCTCGCTTTATGCAATTCAACTTTTTTTTGCATTTCTTCATCAAAGACAACCGAAGTTGCAAGATACACATTTTTTTGCTTTCCATCATTCAAAGATAAAAGTAAATCTTCCGCAAATTTACTTTTCCCACTTTTTGCTCCACCTGTCACGTAAATTATTGCCATTTTTCCCCTTCCTAAAAATTTTTAGCTTTTTATTTAATATTCATACTTTTTGCTATATCCTCTTGGAGTTATAATCTTCCCATTTTTCACATAAGTATTTGAATTTCCAATTATCACAATTGTGAGCATATCTATTTCATGTTTTGTCATCTCTTCTAAAGTCGTCACAACATATTCTTCATTTTCTCTTCTCGCATTTCTAACTATCGCAACTGGAGTCATTTTTGGCTTATACTTTAGCATAATCTTTTGCGCTTCCTCAATTTGTGTAACTCTCCCTCGACTTTTCGGATTATAGATACTTACAACAAAATCCCCTTGTGCCGCAAGTTCCAATCTTTTTTTGATAAGTTCCCAGTCTGTAAGTAAATTACTTAGGCTAATTGTCACATAATCGTGCATAACAGGAGCTCCCGTTATTGCAGCAGCCGCATTTGTAGCTGTAACTCCTGGTATTACTTCGACTTCTATTTTGTCATCCGCAATTTCTAACATAATTCCAGCCATTCCATAAACTCCAGCATCTCCACTACTGATAAGAGCCACATTTTTCCCATCTTTTGCCATCTTCAAAACATCTGTACATCTGTCAACTTCTTTCATCATCGAAGAACTCACTATTTCTTTATCAGGATAATATTCTTTTACCAAATCCGTATAAGTTTTATATCCAACAATAACATCACTTTTTTCCATCGCTTCATATGCTCTAAATGTCATATCTCCTTTTTTCCCAGGTCCAATTCCTACTACATAAATTTTCCCATTTTTATTCATTTTTTTCTCCTAAATTACTATATTTTAATAAATTTTTATTTTATTATTTTTAATCTCTTCCACCATATTTCGCTTCAATATTTTTATAATTTTCTCCCAATATTTCATTTACAAATTTAAAAAAATCTAAATTTTCATTTTGACCTGCAAAAACTGTTAATATTTTATCTTCATTTTTATCATCGTAAACATAAAATTTATTGTCTTTGCTGTCAGTTCCTTTTCTTAAAAATACTCCTTCTGAAATTTCTTCATCTTCTTCTCTTTTTCCAAAAATAAGAATTCTAACAATTTTTTCTTTTTCTTTCAAATCTTTTAATTTTATTTTTTTCTCAAAATCTTTATTTTTTCCTAAAAAAACAAGTTTACAAGTTAATCCACTACATCCAAATGTCCAATCGAAAATCTTTTTCTCCTTGTCTATTCTCGTTTCGATATAGTCAAATTTTTTTTGATTAACAATTTGCTTTATTTGTTCATCATCTGAGAGTGATTCAAAATTTTTTCTCTTTTCTTCTAAATAACTATCGTTTTCAATAGTTTCACCCTTTTCCGAATTTTCCATAATCCTTTTAAACATTTCAGTGCCTTGAAGTTTTTTTGTCAATTTTTCAAGTTTTGTAATTTCTTTTTCTGACATTTCTCCAAAAAATCCTTTCAAAGCCATTGTCATCTGAATTGTCATAACAGTCATCATTTCCTTATTTTTATTATATTCCGCCACTTCCTTAGAAATCTGTTTATTCGCAATTTTATTTATAAAATCATTGACCATTCCTTCAGTATCACCTGTAACCGCTTTTAGAATACCACCAATCATAAAAAAAGTTAATTGATCAGAATAGGCTTCTTCATCAGAAATTCTGTATTTTTCTAACAAATTTTTATTATCAAGTATTTTATCAATTTCATCTATTTTTTGCGTTATTTCATCTATTTTCTGTTTCATTAACTTAGAATTTCCATCTTCTTTTATATTTTCCGTTTCTTTTGATATATATTCAAAAAGAGCTATTCCCTTCAAATAATACTGATTATCGCTAATCTTTTTAACTTTTTCAAAATACTCATTTTTTATATTTTTGTTTTCAGAACAATTCCAGAAATCCCTTCCCAAAACGAAATTTTTTCTATCTTCAGGAATATTCATTTTCAAATATTCTGAAACATATTTTTTCTTCTGAGGATCATTTGGTATTCCAGTCACAAAATACGATTCTATCAATCTTTCCAAGGCGATATAATTTCTTTTATCTTTCAGATAAAGTTTTTCCCATTCATCCTTACTTTCAGTTGCCCTTTTCCCGTCTCCATCTTCTTCTACAAATCCTTCTCCAAATTTCTTATCCAATTTTACAGTTTCATCAATTATTTCTTGTTTTACACCTGCTTTTGACAAATCTTGCTGGATTTTTTCCTTCATTGTTAAGGCGGCTAAATTTAGATTTATTAAAAAAAGGACTATGATTAGAAATATTTTTTTCATGTTATTTTCCTTGTATAATATAGTTACATTATACAAGCTCCTTTCTTTAAATTTCTTATATTGATTATATATTTTTTAAATCTATTTTTTATTTTAAATATTTTTATAATTTTTTTTATTTCCACAAATACCTATCAATTTTTTTACTAATTTTATATAAAAATAGCAAATTTAAAATCATCAGAAATCCAATTATTATAACACATAAAATTAAAATAACTAAATTAATTTCTTTATTTAAAATAACATTCCAGATTATTAAAATTCCTAAAGGGAAAATTATAAAAGAAGTCCGACTTCCTGGGGAAAACTTTCTATATCTAAGCGCATCATACATATGAGGTACTAAATGTGCAATATATACAATAAATAATGACAGTACTATTTCATACATACTAATCTCACTTGCTATAAAAAGTAATGTTGATAAAATTATAAATTCTTCGGCAATCATTAATGAAATTGTTTCTGTAGATG harbors:
- a CDS encoding polysaccharide deacetylase family protein, with the translated sequence MKKGIAIIGIIAACAGFAYSGWHILGTTSKLVKNHSLNSNIKKLEKEKSKKEKVLDELTKKNEELTAKYEQMKKDGKIKIVHLTFDDGPSNNTEKILEILKRNNIKATFFVIGHNQNKYKEIIDAGHAIGLHSYTHDYKYIYANEHNFFEDLYRLRDAVKAKTGKDVRITRFPGGSSNAIASKALKQQIITRMAREGYIYHDWNCDSTDASGNGVPVQKLIKYGICTNHPEIDVLMHDTNVKGTTVQALQTIIDGYRKAGYSFEVITPSSMKIQHVKQPELKDLKK
- a CDS encoding septal ring lytic transglycosylase RlpA family protein: MKKIITMLSVLSLSISLTAKENTIQKQENNSQNIIFIRKEMMKKADSLDFNVSKSDNKSVMTIKKEDLNNFTSYQNGMASFYSKSLNGSKTSSGERHRSSEMMAAHKSLPFGTKVKVTNLNNGKSVIVRINDRGPFVRGRVIDLSYAAFSQIESPGKGVTKVELQVLK
- the fabG gene encoding 3-oxoacyl-ACP reductase FabG; protein product: MLQGKIALITGGSRGIGKEIALKYAQNGATVISGDLIDPDYSHENISHIKLNVTDRENIKEVAKELKEKYGRLDILVNNAGITRDSLLQRMKEADWDLVVDINLKGVYNVMQGFVSLLLKSKASSVINMASVVGIDGNTGQTNYAATKGGVIAMAKTWAKEFGRKNLRANAIAPGFIKTDMTHVLPEKIVETVLANTPLRKMGDAQDVANAALFLASDASKFITGQVLRIDGGLNL
- a CDS encoding ribonuclease H family protein translates to MSKVYAYYLVNSDTSGILENWEKCQKVISKQNARYKSFNNIKEAQEWLNAGAKYEKKEKKKISQNDIDCSAIYFDAGTGRGKGVEVRLTDYKGSPLLYKILPKEKINEHGNYYVAKHRTNNYGELVGLYAALVYAKKYEIKKIFGDSLLVLNYWSKGHYNASNLEFETIKLIKKVTLMREKFENQNGIIEKISGDINPADLGFHK
- the rho gene encoding transcription termination factor Rho, yielding MIKDILSKNVTTLKKMAKEYKIEGFSGMAKSDLINAILIKKGEEKGKTYGFGKLDIMNGSTYGFLRNTSVGPDVYVSISQIKRFYLRNEDIVFGELRIPIGTEKNYGILKVLLVNGDLPEKSLERPFFDDLIPSYPDEKLNLGSGEVSSRIIDLISPIGKGQRGLIVAPPKAGKTVLLSTLANDIIKYNPEIDVWILLIDERPEEVTDIKENVKEAEVYSATFDEDPRIHTQVTENVLEMAKREVERGKDILILMDSLTRLARSYNITIPSSGKLISGGIDPNALYYPKRFLGAARNIKNGGSLTIIATALIETGSRMDEVIFEEFKGTGNMEIILSRTLEQLRIFPAIDVLKSGTRREELLIPKKNLEKIWALRRELSGMSEVEGMKKLIELTKLYKNNDELLENLVLKK
- the miaB gene encoding tRNA (N6-isopentenyl adenosine(37)-C2)-methylthiotransferase MiaB — encoded protein: MNVNESAKMTQMLKKMGYEMTEDIEDSDLVFLNTCTVREGAATKVYGKLGDLKRIKEEKSGNMIIGVTGCLAQEVRDEFIKRTPYVDLVLGNQNIGRIPDIIERIEKGEETHIVMVDDEDELPTRVDADFGDDIVASISITYGCNNYCTFCIVPYVRGMERSVPINEVVRDVEQYTKKGYKEILFLGQNVNSYGSDLADKSDNFAELLKKSAAVEGDFWIKYVSPHPKDFSDDVIDAIAKNSKIARMLHLPLQSGSTKILDAMNRGYTKEEYIKLAKKIKEKIPDIGLTTDIIVGFPGETDEDFQDTMDVVNEVGFENAYMFMYSKRTGTPAATMENQVDEKVKNERLQKLIRLQNMKAREESQKYLGQTIKVLVEGPSRKNPEMLTGRTSTHKVVLFKNNGKNLKGKFVNIKINDAKTWTLYGELVEE
- the cobU gene encoding bifunctional adenosylcobinamide kinase/adenosylcobinamide-phosphate guanylyltransferase; translated protein: MAIIYVTGGAKSGKSKFAEDLLLSLNDGKQKNVYLATSVVFDEEMQKKVELHKARRKDNWITVECYKNFSQSLEEVMNENKKNNMLVDCLTNMISNIIFENEEIDWEKPEKNQLEKCDKNVEKEVQNLFEIFKNFKNVVIVSNEVGMGLVPVYPLGRYFREIAGKMNQFVAEKADEAYFVVSGISMKIK
- the cobJ gene encoding precorrin-3B C(17)-methyltransferase; translated protein: MNKNGKIYVVGIGPGKKGDMTFRAYEAMEKSDVIVGYKTYTDLVKEYYPDKEIVSSSMMKEVDRCTDVLKMAKDGKNVALISSGDAGVYGMAGIMLEIADDKIEVEVIPGVTATNAAAAITGAPVMHDYVTISLSNLLTDWELIKKRLELAAQGDFVVSIYNPKSRGRVTQIEEAQKIMLKYKPKMTPVAIVRNARRENEEYVVTTLEEMTKHEIDMLTIVIIGNSNTYVKNGKIITPRGYSKKYEY
- a CDS encoding HXXEE domain-containing protein — its product is MEIYKLSFIAIVLFMIHEFEEIIFIKKFIEKNKVVKDMKNELFMKKKGNYPSTETISLMIAEEFIILSTLLFIASEISMYEIVLSLFIVYIAHLVPHMYDALRYRKFSPGSRTSFIIFPLGILIIWNVILNKEINLVILILCVIIIGFLMILNLLFLYKISKKIDRYLWK